A genomic region of Rheinheimera sp. MMS21-TC3 contains the following coding sequences:
- the lepB gene encoding signal peptidase I: protein MIKSVFVVSSFIFISFIYLNNPELNGYSVDETGEDRFTESNYPTIQPNDIIISKHFNFSLQLGVMVAVKVDDNLLRKRIHAMPGDQVHICNSEVYVNGMRYMYSNNWVGELIDDRQKCIKRNSVFFLLNDEYFVIGDNEKNSYDSRSFGPVKKADIIAQSLYVVRFNDYNQQVIPLAVTFSKSLIK, encoded by the coding sequence ATGATCAAATCAGTATTTGTTGTTTCATCATTTATTTTCATTTCATTTATTTACCTTAACAACCCCGAGCTTAATGGTTATTCTGTAGATGAAACAGGTGAAGATAGATTTACAGAATCCAATTATCCAACAATTCAACCGAATGACATTATCATTTCAAAGCACTTCAACTTCTCACTACAACTAGGTGTGATGGTTGCAGTAAAAGTAGATGATAATTTACTGCGTAAGCGCATACATGCTATGCCTGGTGACCAAGTGCACATTTGTAATTCAGAAGTTTACGTTAACGGTATGAGGTATATGTATAGCAATAATTGGGTTGGAGAGTTAATTGATGATAGACAAAAATGCATAAAAAGAAATAGTGTATTTTTCTTATTAAATGATGAATATTTTGTCATTGGTGATAATGAAAAAAACAGTTATGACTCTAGAAGTTTTGGGCCAGTAAAAAAGGCGGATATTATTGCTCAATCACTATATGTTGTTCGTTTTAATGATTATAATCAACAAGTTATTCCCCTAGCTGTTACTTTCTCAAAAAGCCTAATTAAATAG
- a CDS encoding cysteine peptidase family C39 domain-containing protein: MSIIYQSEAAECGLACIAMVVNHHGHQLGLLRWALYKPLR, encoded by the coding sequence GTGAGCATTATTTACCAATCCGAAGCGGCTGAATGCGGCCTGGCCTGTATTGCTATGGTCGTCAATCACCATGGCCATCAGCTGGGCTTATTACGCTGGGCGTTATATAAACCATTACGCTAG
- a CDS encoding NAD(P)/FAD-dependent oxidoreductase gives MSYPRIVIIGGGAGGLELASRLGNKLGRKNLAHITLVDKNHTHIWKPLLHEVATGTLDVEIDQLSYRAHAAAHHFEFQLGSLTAINRDLRQVILAPIADNGEEVLAARALEYDYLVLAIGSVSNHFNTPGVAEHCIFLDSPAQAQRFQHHLLMAYLKLNSPAHPKDKLNIAIVGAGATGVELAAELYHAAAELNLYGYADLRKSRMNIQLIEAGPRILPALPERLALAAHKELSKLGVTVRTNTKVTAATKAGLQLGDEHIEAELMVWAAGIKAPDFLKDIAGLENNRINQLVVNQQLQSTRDSSIYVIGDCAGCPLPDNKWVPPRAQSAHQMASLVAKNITAAIAGKPLKAFQYKDHGSLISLSRFGTVGNLMGNLVGGTMMIEGRLARLAYISLYRMHQVALHGWLRMMLISLVARINRIVRPKLKLH, from the coding sequence ATGAGTTATCCGCGTATAGTTATTATTGGTGGTGGAGCTGGTGGCCTTGAGTTAGCCAGCCGGCTGGGCAATAAGTTGGGCCGGAAAAACCTCGCTCATATCACCTTAGTGGATAAAAATCATACCCATATCTGGAAGCCGCTATTACACGAAGTTGCCACTGGCACTTTAGATGTAGAAATAGATCAACTCAGTTATCGCGCCCATGCGGCAGCCCACCACTTTGAGTTTCAACTAGGTAGCCTTACTGCCATTAATCGCGACCTACGACAGGTGATACTGGCGCCAATTGCAGACAATGGTGAAGAAGTATTAGCCGCACGGGCACTAGAATATGACTATCTAGTACTGGCGATAGGCAGTGTGTCTAACCATTTTAATACCCCTGGTGTAGCCGAGCACTGCATTTTCCTCGATAGTCCAGCTCAAGCACAACGCTTTCAACATCACTTATTAATGGCCTATTTAAAATTAAATTCGCCTGCCCATCCTAAAGATAAATTAAATATTGCTATTGTTGGTGCCGGCGCAACGGGTGTTGAACTCGCTGCCGAGCTCTATCATGCGGCCGCAGAACTTAACTTATATGGCTATGCTGACTTACGCAAAAGCCGGATGAATATTCAATTAATTGAAGCTGGGCCACGCATTCTTCCAGCATTACCAGAACGCTTAGCCTTAGCAGCACATAAAGAACTGTCTAAACTCGGTGTTACTGTTCGCACTAACACTAAAGTAACAGCAGCAACTAAAGCTGGATTGCAGTTAGGTGATGAACATATTGAAGCAGAGTTAATGGTCTGGGCTGCTGGCATTAAAGCGCCAGACTTTTTAAAAGATATTGCTGGATTAGAAAATAACCGTATTAACCAGTTAGTGGTTAATCAGCAATTACAAAGCACTCGCGATAGCAGTATTTATGTTATTGGTGACTGCGCAGGCTGCCCATTACCTGATAATAAGTGGGTGCCGCCACGCGCCCAATCTGCCCATCAGATGGCTAGTTTAGTGGCAAAGAATATTACAGCTGCAATCGCTGGCAAGCCGCTAAAGGCATTTCAATATAAAGATCATGGCTCGTTAATATCGCTAAGCCGTTTTGGCACTGTCGGCAATTTAATGGGTAACTTAGTAGGTGGCACTATGATGATAGAAGGTCGCCTTGCGCGGCTGGCCTATATCTCGTTATATCGCATGCACCAAGTTGCGTTACACGGTTGGTTAAGAATGATGCTAATTAGTTTAGTCGCTCGTATTAACCGTATTGTTAGACCCAAGCTTAAATTGCATTAA
- the rho gene encoding transcription termination factor Rho: protein MHLTELKLKPISELVQLAESKGLENMARLRKQDIIFAILKSHAKNGEEIFGNGVLEILQDGFGFLRSGDSSYLAGPDDIYISPSQIRRFNLRTGDSIAGLIRPPKEGERYFALLKVNEVNFGRPDQARNKILFENLTPLHANSRLRMERGNGSREDITARVLDLAAPIGKGQRGLIVAPPKAGKTILLQNIAQSIAANHPDCVLMVLLIDERPEEVTEMQRLVKGEVIASTFDEPASRHVQVAEMVIEKAKRLVEHKKDVIILLDSITRLARAYNTVIPSSGKVLTGGVDANALHKPKRFFGAARNVEEGGSLTIIATALVDTGSKMDEVIYEEFKGTGNMELHLSRKIAERRVFPAIDFNRSGTRREELLASADELQKMWILRKIIHPMDETDGIEFLIDRLLMTKTNDEFFDAMKRQKN, encoded by the coding sequence ATGCATTTAACAGAACTGAAACTAAAGCCAATTAGCGAACTGGTTCAATTGGCCGAGTCTAAGGGCTTAGAAAACATGGCCCGCCTGCGCAAACAAGACATAATTTTTGCCATTTTAAAATCTCATGCTAAAAATGGTGAAGAGATATTTGGTAATGGCGTACTAGAAATCCTGCAGGACGGTTTCGGTTTTTTACGCTCTGGCGACAGCTCGTATTTAGCGGGTCCAGACGACATTTATATTTCGCCTAGCCAAATCCGCCGCTTTAACTTGCGAACGGGTGACAGCATAGCGGGCTTAATCCGCCCCCCTAAAGAAGGCGAACGTTATTTCGCTTTATTAAAAGTTAACGAAGTTAACTTTGGTCGTCCAGATCAAGCCCGCAATAAAATCCTGTTCGAAAACTTAACCCCCCTACATGCCAATTCACGTTTACGTATGGAACGTGGTAATGGTAGCCGTGAAGATATCACCGCTAGGGTATTAGACTTAGCCGCCCCTATTGGTAAAGGCCAACGTGGTTTAATTGTTGCACCACCCAAAGCTGGTAAAACTATTTTACTGCAAAACATTGCCCAATCTATTGCCGCTAACCACCCAGATTGTGTGTTAATGGTATTGCTAATAGATGAGCGTCCAGAAGAAGTAACAGAGATGCAGCGCTTAGTTAAAGGTGAAGTAATAGCTTCTACCTTTGATGAACCAGCCAGCCGTCACGTTCAAGTAGCTGAGATGGTTATTGAAAAAGCCAAACGCTTAGTTGAACATAAAAAAGACGTTATTATTTTACTCGACTCTATTACCCGCTTAGCCCGTGCCTATAACACTGTTATTCCAAGCTCAGGCAAAGTGCTAACTGGTGGTGTAGACGCTAACGCCTTACACAAACCGAAACGCTTCTTTGGTGCGGCGCGTAATGTAGAAGAAGGCGGCAGCTTAACCATTATTGCCACAGCCTTAGTAGATACCGGTTCAAAAATGGACGAAGTAATTTACGAAGAGTTTAAAGGTACCGGCAACATGGAGCTGCACTTATCGCGTAAAATTGCCGAGCGCCGTGTTTTTCCAGCGATCGACTTTAACCGTTCAGGCACCCGTCGTGAAGAGCTATTAGCTTCAGCCGACGAGCTACAAAAAATGTGGATTTTACGTAAAATCATCCATCCTATGGATGAAACCGATGGTATTGAATTCTTAATAGATCGGTTATTAATGACAAAAACCAATGATGAATTTTTTGATGCCATGAAACGGCAAAAAAATTAA
- the trxA gene encoding thioredoxin TrxA, with the protein MSEHILQVSDDSFDTDVLKSETPVLVDFWAEWCGPCKMIAPILDDIAQEYSGKVSVAKVNIDHNPNTPPKFGIRGIPTLLLFKQGQVAATKVGALSKTQLKEFLDSNI; encoded by the coding sequence ATGAGCGAGCATATTTTACAGGTTTCTGATGATAGTTTTGACACTGATGTTTTAAAATCAGAAACCCCAGTATTAGTCGATTTTTGGGCAGAGTGGTGTGGCCCGTGCAAAATGATTGCACCTATTCTGGATGATATTGCCCAAGAATATAGCGGCAAAGTCAGTGTAGCTAAGGTGAATATTGATCATAACCCAAATACCCCACCTAAGTTCGGCATTCGCGGCATTCCAACTTTGCTATTATTTAAACAAGGTCAAGTTGCCGCCACTAAAGTAGGCGCCTTGTCTAAAACTCAATTAAAAGAGTTTTTAGACAGCAATATTTAA
- the rhlB gene encoding ATP-dependent RNA helicase RhlB yields the protein MNKTHLTSHKFADFALAPQVLAALDAQGYGYCTPIQAQCLPLALAGKDIAGQAQTGTGKTLAFLTATFHHLLTHPAKGSGQPRAIIMAPTRELAVQIHQDAVIMAEKSNLRLGLIYGGEGYDTQRQLLQNGVDILIGTTGRLIDYLKQGLYDLSQIQVVVLDEADRMFDLGFIKDIRFMFNRMPPATERLSLLFSATLSYKVQELAFEKMNQPEHIHIAPEEMTGSRISEELFYPSDEHKLPLLLTLMEEEWPDKAIVFANTKHWCEEVHAWLEADGHRVGLLTGDVIQKKRLRILEDFSSGKLDILVATDVAARGLHIPKVSHVFNYDLPDDCEDYVHRIGRTGRAGESGKAISFACERYALNLTAIEDYIRHPIAVSQYDATALLDDLTVPKPRARRRSTTKARSTGRSTTGRNSHGTRPPRNRPR from the coding sequence ATGAATAAAACTCACTTAACATCACATAAATTCGCCGATTTCGCATTGGCACCTCAGGTTCTTGCTGCATTAGATGCGCAAGGTTATGGCTATTGTACGCCTATTCAGGCGCAATGTTTACCTTTAGCTCTTGCTGGTAAAGACATTGCAGGCCAAGCCCAAACAGGGACTGGTAAAACGCTTGCTTTTTTAACCGCCACTTTTCATCACTTGCTGACTCATCCTGCCAAAGGCAGTGGTCAGCCTAGAGCGATTATTATGGCGCCAACACGTGAGCTGGCAGTACAGATCCATCAAGACGCAGTAATAATGGCTGAAAAATCCAATTTACGTCTTGGTTTGATCTATGGGGGCGAAGGGTATGATACTCAACGTCAACTACTACAAAATGGCGTTGATATTTTAATTGGCACTACAGGCCGGTTAATTGATTATTTAAAGCAAGGCTTATACGACTTATCACAAATTCAAGTTGTCGTATTAGATGAAGCTGATCGAATGTTCGATTTAGGCTTTATTAAAGATATCCGCTTTATGTTTAACCGCATGCCACCAGCTACTGAACGCTTAAGTTTACTGTTTTCTGCAACGCTGTCATATAAGGTGCAAGAGCTAGCATTTGAAAAAATGAATCAACCCGAACATATTCACATTGCGCCAGAAGAAATGACTGGAAGCCGCATATCGGAAGAGCTTTTTTACCCTTCTGATGAGCATAAGCTGCCGTTATTGCTAACGTTAATGGAAGAAGAGTGGCCAGATAAAGCTATTGTTTTTGCTAATACAAAGCATTGGTGTGAAGAAGTGCATGCTTGGTTAGAAGCCGATGGCCATCGTGTTGGTTTATTAACTGGCGATGTTATCCAGAAAAAACGCTTACGTATTTTAGAAGACTTCAGTAGTGGTAAATTAGATATTTTAGTCGCAACTGATGTAGCTGCACGAGGTTTACATATTCCTAAAGTAAGTCATGTATTTAATTATGATTTACCCGATGACTGTGAAGATTATGTGCATAGAATTGGTCGTACTGGCCGTGCCGGCGAAAGCGGTAAGGCAATAAGCTTTGCTTGTGAGCGCTATGCACTTAATTTAACAGCTATTGAAGATTATATTCGCCACCCAATAGCGGTGAGCCAATATGATGCTACAGCTTTACTTGATGACTTGACAGTACCTAAGCCACGCGCCCGTCGTCGTTCAACAACCAAAGCGCGAAGTACCGGTCGCAGTACTACTGGACGCAATAGTCATGGCACACGACCACCTCGTAACCGTCCACGCTAA
- the gppA gene encoding guanosine-5'-triphosphate,3'-diphosphate diphosphatase: MAHDHLVTVHANQANLAEQSSHHDIYAVIDLGSNSFHMLMVKVIAGSVQVIGRVKRKVRLAAGLNQQQILSNAAMTRGWECLALFAERLQDIPADNIRIIGTATLRLATNADKFLQQAEVIVGQKIQVISGEEEARIIYLGVTHTSTHHSKRLVIDIGGASTEVIVGTGHKPALLVSLNMGCVTYLERFFADDSLTSANFNSAIVAAEQQVQPLVKLYQEHGWQLALGASGTVQAMQEILISQGSDEHITLPRLELIMQQAIACQHLSSLNIIGLAQDRKVAFPAGLAILMALFRQLNIQKMILSGGALREGVLYSLLPQLHQSNVRNRTVQSLMIRYFIDQQHAYRVAEVATDLAAQLEPSWDLSDFDGHSLLHSSALIHEIGLLIEYKNHHHHGAYIITHAELPGFTRAQQQLLMALVHNHRADINTDIIAKQTMTSVLLGQRLTRILRLAVILSMRRKDEVLPQVKINSAGEQLTLSLPNGWLAQHPLMSAELEQEVLYQQQAGWQLLIS; this comes from the coding sequence ATGGCACACGACCACCTCGTAACCGTCCACGCTAATCAGGCTAACTTAGCTGAACAATCATCGCATCATGATATTTATGCGGTGATTGATTTGGGCTCTAATAGCTTTCATATGTTAATGGTGAAGGTTATTGCGGGTTCAGTGCAAGTAATTGGCCGAGTTAAGCGCAAAGTGCGCTTAGCTGCCGGTTTAAATCAACAACAAATACTAAGCAATGCTGCTATGACCCGAGGCTGGGAATGCTTAGCCTTGTTTGCTGAACGCTTGCAAGATATCCCCGCTGACAATATTCGAATTATCGGTACGGCAACGTTACGCTTGGCAACTAATGCCGATAAGTTTCTGCAGCAGGCAGAGGTTATTGTTGGTCAGAAAATTCAGGTAATAAGCGGTGAAGAAGAGGCTCGTATTATTTACTTGGGCGTCACTCATACATCTACCCATCATAGTAAGCGTTTAGTTATTGATATAGGTGGTGCTAGTACAGAAGTTATTGTTGGTACTGGCCATAAACCCGCTTTACTTGTTAGTTTAAATATGGGCTGCGTTACTTATTTAGAGCGTTTTTTTGCTGATGACAGCTTAACCAGTGCCAACTTTAATAGTGCTATTGTTGCTGCAGAACAGCAAGTGCAGCCTTTGGTTAAATTGTATCAGGAGCATGGCTGGCAATTAGCTTTAGGGGCGTCTGGCACTGTGCAGGCGATGCAAGAAATTTTAATTAGCCAAGGTAGTGATGAGCATATTACTTTGCCGCGTTTAGAGTTAATTATGCAACAAGCAATTGCTTGTCAGCATTTATCTAGCTTAAATATTATTGGTTTAGCTCAAGACAGAAAGGTAGCTTTTCCGGCTGGCTTGGCTATTTTAATGGCTTTATTTCGCCAACTAAATATTCAAAAAATGATTTTATCGGGTGGTGCCTTACGTGAAGGGGTGCTCTATAGTTTGTTGCCGCAGTTGCATCAAAGCAATGTACGTAACCGTACAGTACAAAGCTTGATGATAAGGTATTTTATTGATCAGCAACATGCTTATCGTGTAGCTGAAGTGGCCACAGACTTAGCCGCACAGCTGGAGCCTAGCTGGGATTTAAGTGACTTTGATGGCCATAGCTTATTGCATAGTAGTGCTTTAATTCATGAAATTGGTTTATTAATTGAATATAAGAATCATCATCATCATGGTGCTTATATTATTACACATGCTGAGCTGCCGGGTTTTACGCGTGCTCAACAGCAATTGCTTATGGCCTTAGTGCATAATCATAGAGCAGATATCAATACTGACATTATTGCTAAACAAACAATGACTTCAGTGTTACTTGGACAAAGGCTAACGCGAATTTTGCGTTTAGCGGTTATTCTTTCTATGCGTCGTAAAGATGAAGTGTTACCACAAGTAAAAATTAACAGTGCTGGTGAGCAGTTAACACTAAGTTTGCCTAATGGCTGGCTAGCCCAGCATCCACTGATGTCGGCAGAGTTAGAGCAAGAAGTGTTATATCAGCAACAAGCAGGCTGGCAGTTATTAATTAGTTAG
- the hemB gene encoding porphobilinogen synthase — protein sequence MNTNRYFPASRLRRMRANAFSRDMMAEHQLTVKDLIYPIFIIEGENQRESIASMPGIERLSLDLLLAEAKQLVELGIPAIALFPVTPAEIKSLDAEYAWHPEGLMQRAVKLLKQHCPELGLITDVALDPYTTHGQDGIIDENGYVLNDITTEALVKQALSHAAAGADIIAPSDMMDGRIGAIREALEEAGHVNTRIMAYSAKYASHYYGPFRDAVGSAANLKGADKKTYQMDPANSNEALHEVAQDLAEGADMVMVKPGMPYLDVVRRVKDEFAVPTFAYQVSGEYAMHKAAFANGWLAEQPVVMESLLAFKRAGADGILTYFAKQVAIWLQQAK from the coding sequence ATGAATACTAACCGTTATTTTCCTGCCAGTCGGCTACGCCGAATGCGCGCTAATGCTTTTAGTCGCGATATGATGGCTGAGCATCAATTAACGGTAAAAGATTTGATCTACCCTATTTTTATTATTGAAGGTGAAAACCAACGGGAAAGCATTGCCTCTATGCCAGGCATAGAGCGCCTTAGCCTAGATTTACTGCTTGCTGAGGCTAAGCAATTGGTTGAGCTAGGCATTCCAGCCATTGCTTTATTTCCAGTGACCCCAGCTGAGATTAAATCTTTAGATGCTGAATACGCATGGCACCCTGAAGGCTTAATGCAGCGCGCAGTTAAGTTATTAAAACAGCATTGTCCTGAATTAGGCTTAATTACTGATGTAGCCTTAGACCCTTACACTACTCACGGTCAAGACGGCATTATCGACGAAAACGGCTATGTGTTAAACGACATAACCACTGAAGCTTTAGTGAAACAGGCTTTATCTCATGCCGCTGCCGGTGCTGATATTATTGCCCCTTCAGATATGATGGATGGCCGTATAGGCGCTATCAGAGAAGCCCTAGAAGAAGCTGGCCATGTTAACACACGCATTATGGCCTATTCGGCAAAGTACGCTTCACATTATTATGGCCCCTTCCGCGATGCAGTCGGCTCGGCAGCTAATTTAAAAGGTGCCGATAAAAAAACCTATCAGATGGATCCGGCTAACAGCAATGAAGCTTTACACGAAGTTGCCCAAGATTTAGCAGAAGGTGCAGATATGGTAATGGTAAAACCTGGCATGCCTTATTTAGATGTTGTACGCAGAGTCAAAGATGAGTTTGCAGTACCTACTTTTGCCTACCAAGTTAGTGGCGAATATGCCATGCACAAAGCGGCTTTTGCCAATGGCTGGTTAGCTGAGCAACCTGTCGTTATGGAGTCATTACTGGCCTTTAAACGCGCAGGAGCAGATGGCATTTTAACTTACTTTGCAAAACAAGTCGCTATTTGGCTACAACAAGCTAAGTAA
- a CDS encoding GGDEF domain-containing protein: MSNLGYFIAGFLLACALVIPITLFLLQQQKQKLTILAAELHNHSLDLKITLDELAEKNQILQQQSQIDSLSNAYNRSYFDQQMAAEIKRSRREQRPLALIFIDIDLFKTINDSYGHLVGDIVVKNIVSLIQQQLKRTSDKLCRYGGDEFAIILPNTELSGAITLAESIRHSLSATALIPEFSELKVSISAGCYAATASSTSSVKEYVGQADKALYKSKSQGRNQVSSQPLSNVVNF; the protein is encoded by the coding sequence ATGTCTAATTTAGGTTATTTTATTGCTGGTTTTCTTTTAGCTTGTGCTCTAGTAATACCTATTACATTATTTTTATTACAGCAACAAAAGCAAAAGCTAACAATTTTGGCAGCTGAATTACATAACCATAGTTTAGATTTAAAAATTACCTTAGATGAGCTTGCAGAAAAAAACCAAATTTTGCAGCAACAGTCGCAAATAGACAGTTTATCTAACGCTTATAACAGGAGCTATTTTGATCAACAAATGGCGGCTGAGATTAAGCGAAGCCGACGCGAGCAACGACCTTTAGCCTTAATCTTTATCGACATTGACCTATTTAAAACCATTAACGATAGTTATGGTCATCTCGTCGGCGATATAGTGGTTAAAAATATCGTCAGCTTAATTCAGCAACAATTAAAACGTACTAGCGATAAACTATGCCGTTACGGTGGCGATGAATTTGCCATTATATTACCTAACACAGAACTCAGTGGTGCCATAACGCTTGCTGAATCTATTCGACATAGCCTTAGTGCTACTGCACTGATCCCAGAGTTCTCAGAGTTAAAGGTCTCTATTAGTGCAGGTTGCTATGCTGCCACTGCCAGTAGCACCAGTAGCGTTAAAGAATACGTAGGCCAAGCTGATAAGGCGCTATATAAAAGTAAAAGCCAAGGTCGCAATCAAGTGTCATCGCAACCGTTATCAAATGTTGTAAACTTTTAA
- a CDS encoding TatD family hydrolase, producing the protein MNYWCDIGVNLLSEQFAADRQQVLDRAVASGVNQLVLIGSDIAESQQNLQFCQQQYLNLELVTTAGIHPHYSAQVTADWLQQLELLIKESKVVAIGECGLDFNRDFSPRPQQQDVFAQQLQLAVQYKKVVYLHERDAFTRQIAMLKQHNIQQGVAHCFTGNVQQLRAYLDLGLYIGITGWLCDDKRGSELQQAIAYIPDDRLLLETDAPYLLPKTIQPKPKSRRNEPAYLHYVAEKVAQLKQYSLTEVAQLSWQNSQQLFGFKSRQDHV; encoded by the coding sequence ATGAATTATTGGTGCGATATTGGCGTTAACTTATTAAGTGAACAATTTGCCGCTGATCGCCAGCAAGTACTAGATCGTGCTGTAGCTAGCGGTGTTAACCAGCTGGTATTAATAGGCAGTGATATTGCGGAATCACAGCAAAACTTACAATTTTGCCAACAACAATATCTAAACTTAGAATTAGTAACAACTGCAGGTATTCATCCACATTATTCAGCCCAAGTTACTGCCGATTGGTTACAGCAACTTGAGCTTCTGATTAAAGAAAGCAAAGTCGTTGCAATTGGCGAATGTGGTCTAGATTTTAATCGTGACTTTTCACCTAGACCACAACAGCAAGATGTTTTTGCTCAGCAATTACAATTAGCCGTGCAATATAAAAAAGTAGTTTATTTACATGAACGAGATGCTTTTACTCGCCAAATTGCCATGCTAAAGCAGCATAATATCCAACAGGGTGTTGCTCATTGCTTTACTGGTAATGTACAACAGTTGCGCGCCTATTTAGACTTAGGTTTATATATTGGTATCACTGGTTGGCTATGTGACGACAAACGCGGCTCTGAATTACAGCAAGCTATAGCTTATATACCTGATGACAGGTTATTGTTAGAAACCGACGCACCTTATTTATTGCCTAAAACTATTCAGCCAAAACCTAAATCACGCCGCAATGAGCCCGCTTACTTGCATTATGTTGCTGAAAAGGTTGCTCAATTAAAACAGTATTCACTAACAGAAGTTGCCCAGTTAAGCTGGCAAAATAGCCAACAACTGTTCGGCTTTAAATCAAGGCAAGATCATGTCTAA
- the tatC gene encoding twin-arginine translocase subunit TatC — protein MNLNSNTQSLLGHLIELRNRLLKCIIAVLLVFVALAAFAQDIYHLLAKPLIAVLPASSSMIATDVAAPFFAPFKLTFIVAICLAIPFILLQIWQFIAPALYRREKRLMAPLVISSTLLFYAGIAFAYYIVFPIVFGFFTSMAPEGVTIATDISSYLDFVLKLFFAFGLSFEIPVAILLLIWTGATTRDALAQKRPYIIVGAFVLGMLLTPPDVISQTLLAVPMWLLFEVGLLLSRFYQPTVDTEQQEEKL, from the coding sequence ATGAACCTAAACTCTAATACTCAGAGCCTTTTAGGCCATTTAATTGAACTGCGCAATAGACTACTTAAATGCATTATTGCTGTCTTACTAGTATTTGTCGCCCTGGCTGCCTTTGCTCAGGATATTTATCACTTATTAGCAAAACCTCTAATTGCAGTGCTTCCTGCCAGCAGCAGCATGATAGCTACCGACGTAGCCGCTCCCTTTTTCGCGCCATTTAAACTGACTTTTATTGTCGCTATTTGCTTAGCTATCCCGTTTATTTTATTACAAATTTGGCAGTTCATTGCACCTGCTTTATATCGTCGTGAAAAGCGCTTAATGGCACCATTAGTGATTAGTAGCACTTTGCTATTTTATGCCGGTATAGCTTTTGCCTACTATATTGTTTTTCCTATAGTATTTGGTTTTTTTACTAGTATGGCGCCTGAAGGTGTAACTATAGCCACAGATATCAGCAGTTATTTAGACTTTGTGTTAAAACTATTTTTTGCTTTTGGTTTATCTTTTGAGATCCCAGTGGCAATTTTATTACTGATCTGGACTGGTGCAACAACCCGTGATGCCTTAGCCCAAAAGCGACCTTACATTATTGTAGGTGCCTTTGTGCTAGGTATGTTATTGACCCCACCCGATGTTATTTCTCAAACCTTATTAGCCGTACCTATGTGGCTGTTATTTGAAGTCGGCTTACTCCTCAGTCGGTTTTACCAACCCACTGTAGACACTGAACAACAGGAAGAAAAGTTATGA
- the tatB gene encoding Sec-independent protein translocase protein TatB produces the protein MGFWELVVIGVVALLVLGPERLPGALRSVHKTIRGVKQFSQQMQAELSENLRAHELHQKLKSAEEKGLTNLTAEEQAALSELKQAAADVTTSLSDPKAKTEPTTTHEPKL, from the coding sequence ATGGGATTTTGGGAACTCGTCGTTATTGGTGTTGTTGCGTTATTGGTCTTAGGGCCAGAGCGACTCCCCGGCGCCTTACGCTCAGTGCATAAAACCATTCGTGGTGTAAAGCAATTTAGCCAACAGATGCAAGCTGAACTGAGCGAAAATTTACGTGCCCATGAACTACATCAAAAATTGAAAAGTGCCGAAGAAAAAGGTTTAACTAATCTTACAGCAGAAGAACAAGCCGCTTTAAGTGAACTAAAACAAGCCGCAGCTGATGTTACAACTTCGCTGTCTGATCCTAAAGCGAAAACTGAGCCAACCACAACCCATGAACCTAAACTCTAA
- the tatA gene encoding twin-arginine translocase TatA/TatE family subunit: protein MGFGGIGIWQLLIVLAIIVLLFGTKKLRGIGTDLGDAIKGFRSSIKDEPAKDDDKDSPQLAEKPTETSEQQTNNAASKDKNKV from the coding sequence ATGGGCTTCGGTGGTATAGGTATTTGGCAATTGCTAATAGTACTAGCTATTATAGTATTATTATTTGGCACCAAAAAATTACGTGGTATTGGCACCGATTTAGGCGATGCCATTAAAGGTTTTCGTAGCTCAATTAAAGATGAACCAGCAAAGGATGACGACAAAGACAGCCCACAATTAGCAGAAAAGCCAACCGAAACCAGCGAACAGCAAACAAACAACGCTGCTAGCAAAGATAAAAATAAAGTGTAA